The following coding sequences are from one Kushneria phosphatilytica window:
- the ftsB gene encoding cell division protein FtsB: MFKWISLVLVALLALLQYHLWMGDGGLLELQRVEARADLLAADNQELDERNDRLAAEVVDLKNGLDAIEERARNDLGMVRQDEQFIWVPGATVQATPEIPQ; this comes from the coding sequence ATGTTCAAATGGATTTCGCTGGTGCTGGTGGCACTGCTGGCGCTGCTTCAATACCACCTCTGGATGGGCGATGGCGGTCTGCTGGAACTGCAGCGAGTAGAGGCACGGGCTGATCTGCTGGCGGCCGATAATCAGGAGCTCGACGAACGCAACGATCGGCTGGCGGCTGAAGTGGTCGATCTCAAGAACGGGCTGGATGCCATCGAGGAGCGGGCCCGCAACGATCTCGGCATGGTCCGCCAGGACGAGCAGTTCATCTGGGTGCCCGGTGCCACGGTGCAGGCCACTCCGGAGATACCGCAATGA
- a CDS encoding NUDIX hydrolase, protein MNFCSHCGAPVRLAIPAGDDRLRYLCDRCGTIHYQNPRIVAGTLPLIDDRVLLCRRAISPRDGYWTLPAGFMENGETTEQAARRETREEAGAELTELSLYTLIDLPHIHQVYMIFIGRLAGDFSAGPESREVRLFEESAIPWESLAFPTIERTLRHFFDDRRRELPPGAERFSLHVGSFERWQAPARPD, encoded by the coding sequence ATGAATTTCTGTAGCCACTGCGGCGCCCCGGTTCGCCTGGCCATTCCGGCGGGAGACGACCGACTGCGCTATCTCTGTGATCGCTGCGGTACGATTCACTATCAGAATCCCCGTATCGTTGCCGGCACACTGCCTTTGATCGATGATCGGGTACTGCTGTGTCGTCGTGCCATTTCCCCCCGTGATGGGTACTGGACGCTGCCCGCAGGGTTCATGGAGAACGGTGAGACCACCGAACAGGCGGCAAGGCGTGAAACCCGGGAAGAAGCCGGTGCCGAGCTGACCGAGCTGTCGCTCTACACGCTGATTGATCTACCACACATCCATCAGGTCTACATGATCTTTATCGGACGTTTGGCAGGCGATTTCTCCGCAGGTCCGGAAAGCCGGGAAGTCCGGCTGTTCGAAGAGTCGGCCATCCCCTGGGAGTCGCTGGCCTTTCCCACCATCGAACGCACCCTCAGGCACTTTTTCGATGATCGACGCCGTGAACTGCCCCCTGGCGCCGAACGCTTTTCTCTCCATGTGGGCAGCTTCGAGCGCTGGCAGGCGCCTGCACGTCCCGATTGA
- a CDS encoding CoA pyrophosphatase: MLEKARTRLQAWTPRTLGDERAHAAVLIPLIDATSPRLLLTRRAGHLSQHAGQVAFPGGKRDATDPDLVSCALREASEEIGLPPAQVDIVGRLSDRRSRHGLIVTPFVGIIPEGLEFHPSADEIAAIFEVPLTTLITDPRQHTDVIDDARGRLFVPSYTFGEHILWGLSAMMVVELLAVAFDVDISLDQAHPHAPLRYPVNGRQSP, translated from the coding sequence ATGTTAGAGAAAGCGCGAACCCGGCTGCAAGCCTGGACACCTCGGACCCTGGGCGATGAACGTGCCCATGCCGCGGTCCTGATCCCGCTGATCGATGCCACATCGCCGAGGCTGCTGCTGACACGGCGCGCCGGGCATCTCAGTCAGCATGCCGGACAGGTCGCTTTTCCCGGTGGCAAACGCGATGCCACGGACCCCGATCTTGTCAGTTGCGCCCTGCGGGAAGCCAGCGAAGAGATCGGCCTGCCTCCCGCGCAGGTGGATATCGTCGGCCGGCTCAGCGACCGGCGATCGCGCCATGGGCTGATCGTCACCCCGTTTGTCGGCATTATCCCGGAGGGCCTCGAGTTTCATCCCAGTGCCGATGAGATCGCCGCCATTTTCGAAGTGCCCCTGACCACCCTGATCACCGACCCGCGCCAGCATACCGATGTCATCGATGATGCCCGTGGCCGGCTGTTTGTACCCAGCTACACTTTTGGCGAGCATATCCTGTGGGGGCTTTCGGCGATGATGGTCGTCGAGCTGCTGGCGGTGGCCTTCGACGTCGATATCAGTCTCGATCAGGCGCATCCACACGCCCCACTTCGTTATCCCGTCAATGGAAGGCAGTCGCCATGA
- a CDS encoding 2OG-Fe(II) oxygenase yields MTSPVHPVAAAWPALDTQRMEALIDDLVEHGWAVAEDFLDHDLTHALSHELQALEDNGALAEAGIGRGREYQHRPDIRGDSIRWLTPDHPAQRHYLMSMAALRDAINRSLFLGLFEFEAHFARYPIGAFYQRHVDSFRGRANRIISSVSYLNADWPDDGGGEMVVYAPEDETRELGRVVPRAGTFVCFLSEEMPHEVLPARLPRASIAGWFRRNSSLGNLIDPAL; encoded by the coding sequence ATGACCTCACCGGTGCACCCCGTAGCGGCCGCCTGGCCGGCGCTGGATACCCAACGCATGGAGGCCCTGATCGATGATCTGGTTGAACATGGCTGGGCGGTCGCCGAAGACTTTCTCGACCATGATCTGACCCACGCACTCAGTCATGAACTTCAAGCGCTCGAAGACAACGGCGCACTGGCCGAGGCCGGTATCGGCCGTGGCCGCGAATATCAGCACCGCCCCGACATCCGCGGTGATTCGATCCGCTGGCTGACCCCGGATCATCCGGCCCAGCGCCACTATCTGATGTCCATGGCAGCCCTGCGTGATGCCATCAATCGGTCGCTGTTCCTTGGCCTGTTCGAATTCGAGGCACACTTTGCACGCTATCCCATCGGAGCTTTCTATCAACGCCATGTCGACAGCTTCCGCGGCCGGGCCAACCGCATCATCTCCAGTGTCAGCTATCTCAATGCCGACTGGCCGGATGATGGCGGCGGCGAAATGGTGGTCTATGCTCCCGAAGACGAGACGCGTGAACTGGGGCGTGTAGTGCCACGCGCCGGCACCTTTGTCTGCTTTCTCTCGGAAGAAATGCCGCACGAAGTGCTCCCGGCCCGCTTGCCTCGCGCCAGCATCGCAGGCTGGTTCCGTCGCAACAGCTCGCTGGGTAATCTGATCGACCCGGCCCTTTGA
- a CDS encoding D-mannose isomerase, which translates to MAACHPFIATTEESWLNRPAHRRWLIDQGESLIAFGKASRRPEGGFATLDEWGHPIPAQRPQTLIAARMTHTFALAALQGIPGAGALVDHGISALTSLFHDDRHGGWFAEMPDDEDASGIDTTKQAYLHAFVALAAASATAAGRPGARVLLDRAVEVIERHFWSDEEGRMRESFSRDWQQGEAYRGANSNMHSVEAFLALADVLEAPVWRQRALSIAGYLIHEHAVQAGYLVVEHFDEQWQEWRDYNRDQPGDQFRPYGLTPGHALEWSRLLVNLEAGLLRHGEQAPDWLLHDAIGLFDAAVTTGWAADGAPGFVYTVDWQQQPVVRARMHWVIGEGVAAAAALLARTGQVRFEHCYRQWWDYIDLYLIDRERGSWHHELDEHNQPSASVWSGKPDIYHAYQATLFPRLPLAPTAATLLAERPELAG; encoded by the coding sequence ATGGCCGCCTGCCATCCCTTTATTGCCACTACCGAAGAGAGCTGGCTGAATCGCCCCGCTCATCGCCGCTGGCTGATCGACCAGGGAGAGTCACTGATCGCCTTCGGTAAGGCGTCGCGTCGTCCCGAGGGCGGTTTCGCCACACTCGATGAATGGGGCCACCCCATTCCGGCCCAGCGCCCGCAGACCCTGATTGCCGCACGCATGACTCATACCTTTGCGCTGGCCGCCCTGCAGGGTATCCCCGGCGCCGGCGCGCTGGTCGATCACGGCATCAGTGCCCTCACCAGCCTGTTTCACGATGACCGTCATGGCGGCTGGTTTGCCGAAATGCCCGATGATGAGGACGCTTCGGGCATCGACACCACCAAACAGGCCTATCTGCACGCGTTCGTGGCCCTTGCCGCTGCATCCGCCACGGCAGCAGGTCGACCCGGCGCCCGGGTGCTGCTCGATCGCGCCGTCGAGGTCATCGAACGGCACTTCTGGTCGGATGAGGAAGGCCGCATGCGCGAAAGCTTCTCGCGTGACTGGCAGCAGGGCGAGGCCTACCGTGGCGCCAACAGCAACATGCATTCGGTAGAAGCCTTTCTGGCACTTGCAGACGTGCTGGAAGCACCGGTATGGCGTCAGCGAGCGCTATCGATTGCCGGTTATCTGATTCACGAGCATGCTGTGCAGGCCGGCTATCTGGTGGTCGAACACTTCGATGAACAGTGGCAGGAGTGGCGTGATTACAATCGCGACCAGCCAGGCGATCAGTTTCGTCCCTATGGCCTGACACCGGGCCATGCCCTGGAGTGGTCACGACTGCTGGTCAATCTCGAGGCCGGCTTGTTGCGTCATGGCGAACAGGCACCCGACTGGCTGCTTCACGATGCCATCGGGCTGTTTGATGCCGCTGTCACCACGGGCTGGGCGGCCGATGGCGCGCCGGGCTTCGTGTACACCGTCGACTGGCAGCAGCAGCCGGTGGTACGGGCCCGCATGCACTGGGTTATCGGTGAAGGTGTGGCGGCAGCGGCGGCGCTGCTGGCACGGACCGGTCAGGTCCGCTTCGAGCACTGCTACCGCCAGTGGTGGGATTATATCGATCTCTACCTGATCGATCGCGAGCGAGGCAGCTGGCATCACGAGCTCGATGAGCACAATCAGCCATCAGCCAGTGTGTGGTCAGGCAAGCCCGACATTTATCATGCCTACCAGGCCACCCTCTTCCCTCGCCTGCCGCTGGCCCCAACAGCCGCAACACTGCTGGCCGAGCGTCCTGAACTGGCCGGCTAG
- a CDS encoding MFS transporter, with translation MARQLLALVLAPLLGLFILALGNGFLSTLVTLRLNMAGVSINTIGWVSAAYYIGLAIGALLNDRLLLRIGHIRAYACFASLVAVSALAQSLWLQPWAWFALRLVGGWATVGVYLVIESWLLTSGDRSVRGRVLAFYMIALYGALALGQLLLGMFESAPVSTPYVLIGMLATLSILPLAIIPRVSPLLEQAEPISPLKLARITPTGVTGAFGSGVIVAALYSLLPLYLQQQNYMVEQIGQLMAVMIVGGMALQYPIGRWSDRHDRQIVLIVLGGALVVLALLLPLAVSHFWWLAGALFLFGGGAFSFYPVAVGHAADRAPAGALVGMSQGLLLINAVGCTLSAPVLTSVMNMLGEGGLFYGFAMAALALALFFAWRRSVRPAPQPVAPFVATPMQSVVGAELEVTEALVNGAEEARLRDEEEGASERVSDEDETVMAKRHSNTTV, from the coding sequence ATGGCACGTCAGCTGCTGGCACTGGTTCTGGCCCCCCTTTTGGGCCTGTTCATTCTTGCCCTGGGCAATGGTTTCCTGTCCACCCTGGTAACCCTGCGCCTGAACATGGCCGGGGTATCGATCAATACCATCGGTTGGGTGTCGGCGGCGTACTATATCGGTCTGGCCATCGGCGCACTGCTCAATGATCGCTTGCTGCTGCGTATCGGCCATATTCGCGCCTATGCCTGTTTTGCCTCGCTGGTCGCGGTCTCGGCACTGGCCCAGTCGTTGTGGCTGCAGCCCTGGGCCTGGTTTGCACTGCGACTGGTGGGCGGCTGGGCGACGGTAGGGGTCTATCTCGTTATCGAAAGCTGGCTTTTGACCAGCGGCGATCGCAGTGTCCGCGGGCGGGTGCTGGCCTTTTACATGATCGCGCTTTACGGGGCCCTGGCGCTGGGCCAGCTGCTGCTCGGGATGTTTGAAAGCGCACCGGTAAGCACGCCTTATGTGCTGATCGGTATGCTGGCAACCCTGTCGATTCTGCCACTGGCCATTATTCCGCGGGTCAGCCCATTGCTTGAACAGGCCGAACCGATTTCACCGCTGAAGCTGGCACGCATTACCCCAACCGGTGTGACCGGCGCCTTCGGCTCGGGCGTGATCGTGGCGGCGCTCTATTCACTGCTCCCGCTTTATCTGCAGCAACAGAATTACATGGTAGAGCAGATCGGCCAGTTGATGGCGGTCATGATCGTAGGTGGCATGGCGCTGCAGTATCCCATTGGCCGCTGGTCCGATCGTCATGATCGGCAGATCGTACTGATCGTACTCGGTGGTGCCCTGGTTGTGCTGGCGTTGTTATTACCGCTGGCGGTCAGTCATTTCTGGTGGCTGGCCGGAGCCCTGTTCCTGTTCGGCGGCGGGGCCTTTTCGTTCTATCCCGTTGCTGTCGGACACGCAGCCGATCGGGCACCCGCCGGAGCACTGGTCGGCATGAGTCAGGGGCTTTTGCTGATCAATGCGGTTGGCTGCACACTCAGTGCCCCGGTACTGACCTCGGTCATGAACATGCTGGGAGAAGGTGGGCTGTTCTACGGTTTTGCCATGGCAGCATTGGCGCTGGCGCTGTTCTTTGCCTGGCGGCGCAGTGTGCGGCCTGCCCCCCAGCCGGTGGCACCTTTCGTGGCCACGCCGATGCAATCGGTGGTGGGCGCCGAGCTGGAAGTGACCGAGGCATTGGTCAATGGTGCCGAGGAAGCCCGCCTGCGGGATGAAGAAGAGGGAGCTTCCGAGCGTGTTAGCGACGAGGATGAGACCGTCATGGCGAAAAGACACTCTAACACCACGGTCTGA
- a CDS encoding lysophospholipid acyltransferase family protein has translation MTLIERLQSRTITALWRLMGSCSTRTLWRIAGILAPLYTLLARRERRVTRINLRRAWPELTDTELRPLARQSLRHSVAMILELGFAWYAEPQRVSNAIHRVHGRELLDEARAEGRGVIVLGPHFGNWELLNFWLSGHFPITAMYEPPKMAALGPLIRQGRERNGATLVPTTSRGVASLLRALRRSEVVGILPDQVPDWGSGVFADFFGHPAYTGTLLPGLVARTQARVVTGFTRRLPNGEGFDLHFLAADERVYDPDEAVSAAGVNACVEAAIALDPAQYQWEYKRWRKTPGEETDEPGWRERKLYNRRHR, from the coding sequence ATGACCCTGATCGAACGACTTCAGTCTCGTACCATTACTGCCTTGTGGCGGCTGATGGGAAGCTGCTCGACCCGCACCCTGTGGCGTATCGCCGGTATCCTGGCCCCACTCTATACGTTGCTGGCCAGACGTGAACGGCGTGTGACCCGGATCAACCTGCGCCGGGCCTGGCCCGAGCTGACCGACACCGAGCTCCGGCCTCTGGCCCGCCAGAGCCTGCGCCACAGTGTCGCCATGATCCTTGAACTGGGGTTTGCCTGGTACGCCGAGCCCCAGCGTGTCTCGAATGCCATTCATCGGGTCCATGGCCGTGAACTGCTGGATGAGGCCCGCGCCGAAGGACGCGGCGTTATCGTGTTGGGGCCTCACTTCGGTAACTGGGAGCTGCTGAATTTCTGGCTGTCAGGCCACTTCCCCATCACGGCGATGTACGAGCCTCCCAAGATGGCAGCACTCGGCCCACTGATTCGCCAGGGGCGAGAGCGTAATGGCGCCACTCTGGTGCCCACCACCTCACGCGGCGTCGCGTCACTGTTGCGCGCACTGCGCCGTAGCGAGGTCGTCGGCATTCTGCCCGACCAGGTACCCGACTGGGGCAGCGGCGTCTTTGCCGATTTCTTCGGTCACCCCGCCTATACCGGCACCCTGCTACCGGGGCTGGTAGCCCGCACCCAGGCTCGGGTCGTAACCGGCTTTACCCGTCGACTGCCAAACGGTGAAGGGTTCGACCTGCATTTTCTGGCCGCCGACGAACGCGTCTACGACCCTGATGAAGCGGTATCTGCCGCCGGCGTCAACGCCTGCGTGGAAGCCGCCATTGCGCTTGATCCGGCGCAGTATCAGTGGGAGTACAAGCGCTGGCGCAAGACCCCCGGCGAAGAGACCGATGAACCCGGCTGGCGCGAGCGCAAGCTGTACAATCGGCGCCATCGCTGA
- a CDS encoding YajQ family cyclic di-GMP-binding protein produces MPSFDIVSEFDSHEATNAVDQANRELQTRFDFRGVKASFELEGETVSLEADADFQLRQMLDVLRAKLIARGIDARCMDIQEPVLTGVRARQQVVLKQGLEQSDCKRIVAQLKVSKLKVQAAIQGDKVRVTGKKRDDLQQAIALLKGEEGPDLPLQFNNFRD; encoded by the coding sequence ATGCCCTCCTTCGATATCGTTTCCGAATTTGACAGCCACGAGGCGACCAATGCGGTCGATCAGGCCAATCGTGAGCTTCAGACCCGCTTTGACTTTCGCGGCGTCAAGGCGAGCTTCGAACTCGAGGGGGAGACCGTCTCGCTCGAGGCCGATGCCGATTTTCAGCTGCGACAGATGCTGGATGTACTGCGTGCGAAGCTGATTGCCCGGGGCATTGATGCACGCTGCATGGATATTCAGGAGCCGGTACTTACCGGCGTGCGGGCCCGTCAGCAGGTAGTGCTCAAACAGGGCCTCGAGCAGAGCGACTGCAAGCGTATCGTTGCCCAGCTCAAGGTCTCGAAACTCAAGGTACAGGCGGCCATTCAGGGCGACAAGGTCCGCGTGACCGGCAAGAAGCGGGATGATCTGCAACAGGCAATCGCCCTGCTCAAGGGCGAAGAGGGGCCTGATCTGCCGCTGCAGTTCAATAATTTTCGCGATTGA
- a CDS encoding DUF4870 family protein, with protein sequence MPETFEHNSAQSHGDTPEQAHQRVMARIVYLLYLISLVALITGVIGAAMAWWYRRQCREQWLDDHYRFQIRTFWIGALYTLASVVISLIPPFNLLAGLALFLWFAVRAIRGWISLERRRSPEAIDSWLW encoded by the coding sequence ATGCCCGAGACCTTCGAACACAACAGCGCCCAATCCCACGGTGATACGCCCGAGCAGGCCCATCAGCGGGTCATGGCACGCATTGTCTATCTGCTTTATCTGATCAGTCTGGTAGCGCTGATTACTGGCGTCATCGGTGCGGCCATGGCGTGGTGGTATCGTCGTCAGTGTCGCGAACAGTGGCTGGATGACCATTACCGCTTTCAGATCCGTACGTTCTGGATTGGCGCGCTCTACACCCTGGCGTCGGTAGTCATCAGTCTGATTCCGCCCTTCAACCTGCTCGCGGGTCTGGCACTGTTTCTGTGGTTTGCCGTACGCGCCATCCGAGGCTGGATCAGCCTGGAGCGACGCCGCTCGCCGGAGGCCATCGATAGCTGGCTGTGGTAA
- a CDS encoding Bug family tripartite tricarboxylate transporter substrate binding protein, with translation MRPLLLSPLRGFGRALLLSCLALMTVVSTAHAAPDGKLECIAPAKPGGGWDFTCRSVARTLEQTQLIDGAMQTINIPGASGGVAFSHVRAKRQGDSHVLIAASTATTTRLAQRRYNGGSADQVRWVASLGADYGVIAVPADSPWHSLGDLFDAMKENPASVSFAGGDVAGGFDHLKVLMAARKAGIQKLRQIKYLAFDSGSVALTQLIGHHVDAFTGDLSETRGFLDSGDIRLLAIFSEDRLPGEFHDIPTAREQGIDVVAPNWRGFYLPGGVSDSDYQAWVTTLDQLYDTPAWQKVMENNGLQPFHKSGPALTDFVHQQISDIRSLSDELGLVR, from the coding sequence ATGCGCCCACTGCTTCTCTCCCCACTTCGCGGCTTCGGCCGTGCCCTGCTGTTATCCTGCCTTGCACTCATGACAGTGGTGAGCACTGCTCATGCCGCGCCCGACGGCAAGCTCGAATGTATCGCGCCGGCCAAACCCGGTGGCGGGTGGGATTTCACCTGCCGTAGCGTCGCCCGCACCCTGGAGCAGACCCAACTGATTGATGGCGCCATGCAGACCATCAACATCCCCGGAGCCAGTGGCGGGGTCGCCTTCAGCCATGTCCGCGCCAAGCGTCAGGGTGACAGCCATGTGCTGATTGCCGCTTCAACGGCCACCACGACCCGGTTGGCCCAGCGTCGCTACAACGGTGGCAGTGCCGATCAGGTCCGCTGGGTCGCCAGTCTGGGCGCCGATTACGGGGTAATCGCCGTGCCTGCGGACTCCCCCTGGCACTCGCTCGGTGATCTGTTCGACGCCATGAAAGAGAATCCGGCCTCGGTCAGCTTTGCCGGCGGAGATGTGGCCGGCGGCTTCGATCATCTCAAGGTATTGATGGCCGCCCGCAAGGCGGGTATTCAAAAGCTTCGCCAGATCAAATATCTGGCCTTCGACTCGGGTTCGGTAGCGCTGACTCAGCTGATCGGTCATCACGTTGACGCCTTTACCGGCGATCTCAGTGAGACCCGCGGCTTTCTGGACAGTGGTGACATCCGGCTGCTGGCCATTTTCTCCGAAGACCGCCTGCCCGGCGAGTTCCACGATATTCCCACCGCTCGGGAGCAGGGTATTGATGTCGTAGCACCCAACTGGCGCGGCTTCTATCTGCCCGGTGGCGTTTCCGACAGTGATTATCAGGCGTGGGTCACGACCCTGGATCAGCTTTACGATACCCCGGCCTGGCAGAAGGTGATGGAAAATAACGGCCTGCAGCCCTTCCACAAGTCGGGGCCGGCGTTGACCGACTTTGTTCATCAGCAGATCAGTGATATCCGCTCGCTCTCCGATGAACTGGGGCTGGTGCGCTAA
- a CDS encoding DUF4870 family protein: MTSDMTTGYSRDDADPTLARVVYILYLISLAVGITAVAGLLIAWFCRRDAPPWLYAHYRFQIRTFWIGLLWFTLATLLLVVGVGFLLYGLVYAWIIVRCIRGWRELERRSAPQPLLNWWW, encoded by the coding sequence ATGACCTCGGACATGACGACCGGCTATAGCCGTGATGATGCCGATCCCACTCTGGCGCGAGTGGTTTACATCCTCTATCTGATCAGCCTCGCGGTAGGTATCACGGCAGTGGCCGGACTGCTTATCGCGTGGTTCTGCCGTCGCGACGCCCCGCCCTGGCTCTACGCACACTATCGCTTCCAGATCCGCACCTTCTGGATCGGGCTTTTATGGTTCACGCTGGCGACCCTGTTGCTGGTCGTCGGTGTCGGCTTTCTGCTTTACGGCCTGGTCTATGCGTGGATCATCGTGCGCTGCATTCGCGGCTGGCGAGAGCTGGAACGTCGTAGTGCGCCCCAGCCTCTGCTGAATTGGTGGTGGTAG
- a CDS encoding ABC transporter ATP-binding protein: MAVSEETPLLACRGLTKSFATPQGSLTVLDGINLELDHGDSLALMGESGSGKSTLMHLIAGLDDFDSGSLRFNGRELGQLSETAQARLRRERIGLIFQQFHLVPSLDVRANLALQARLAGRFDDAWCDHLLERLGLTELTGRYPEQLSGGQQQRLAIGRALAVRPDLLLADEPTGNLDERAAETVLELLMALADEHGCALMMITHSPAVAAPLRRRYRLTHGRLAEET, encoded by the coding sequence TTGGCTGTATCCGAAGAAACACCGCTGCTTGCCTGTCGCGGCCTGACCAAATCCTTTGCCACGCCGCAGGGGTCGCTGACCGTGCTCGACGGAATCAACCTCGAGCTGGATCATGGCGACAGTCTGGCGTTGATGGGCGAATCGGGCAGCGGCAAGTCCACCCTGATGCATCTGATTGCCGGACTCGATGATTTCGACAGCGGCAGCCTGCGGTTCAACGGTCGCGAACTCGGCCAGCTTTCCGAAACCGCTCAGGCGCGATTGCGACGGGAACGGATCGGTCTGATCTTCCAGCAGTTTCATCTGGTCCCGAGTCTCGACGTCCGGGCCAATCTCGCCCTGCAGGCTCGGCTCGCCGGTCGGTTCGATGACGCCTGGTGTGATCATCTGCTGGAGCGGCTGGGGCTGACCGAGCTGACCGGACGCTACCCCGAGCAGCTCTCCGGTGGGCAGCAGCAGCGACTGGCGATCGGGCGGGCGCTGGCGGTTCGGCCCGACCTGCTGCTGGCCGACGAGCCGACCGGCAACCTGGATGAGCGCGCCGCTGAAACCGTACTCGAACTGCTGATGGCGCTGGCCGATGAGCATGGTTGCGCGTTGATGATGATTACCCATAGCCCGGCCGTGGCTGCTCCTCTGAGGCGTCGCTACAGGCTCACCCACGGTCGGCTGGCCGAGGAGACATGA